Proteins encoded within one genomic window of Equus przewalskii isolate Varuska chromosome 3, EquPr2, whole genome shotgun sequence:
- the LOC139082319 gene encoding uncharacterized protein, whose product MPTEVTISTTETGPSSPRIIHSVSTTETSLTSLRTTEKVTVPTTETGPSPPMKTRSVSTTQTPFTSLITTEKVTVPTTETAPSSSGPTPSVSSTQTSLTSFRSTERVTFPTSQSNPISPSTTKVTVPTTETGPFSARTTEMTISTTERGPSSSGPTPSVLTTQTSLTSLRTSEKLTVPTTETGPSSPRPAGVTISTSEIGPSSPGPTPSVLTTQTSLTSFRSTERVTFPTSQSSPFSPSTTELTVTTTETCPSSHTTTSSSVLVRDWRRVRKCYWNLEDKKTIVTEEKRVYQHCFLQLYGKEKM is encoded by the coding sequence aTGCCCACTGAGGTGACCATCTCCACCACAGAGACAGGTCCCTCATCTCCTCGGATTATTCATAGTGTCTCTACTACTGAGACATCTCTCACCTCCCTCAGGACCACTGAGAAAGTCACTGTCCCCACTACTGAGACAGGTCCTTCCCCTCCCATGAAAACTCGTAGTGTCTCCACCACTCAGACACCTTTCACCTCCCTCATCACCACTGAGAAGGTCACTGTCCCCACCACCGAgacagctccctcctcctctgggcctaCTCCCAGTGTCTCCAGCACTCAGacatctctcacttccttcaggagCACTGAGAGGGTCACTTTCCCCACCAGCCAGTCAAATCCCATCTCTCCTAGCACCACCAAGGTAACTGTCCCCACCACCGAGACGGGTCCCTTCTCTGCCAGGACCACTGAGATGACCATCTCCACCACTGAGAGAggtccctcctcctctgggcctaCTCCTAGTGTCCTCACCACTCAGACATCTCTCACCTCCCTCAGGACCTCTGAGAAACTCACTGTCCCCACCACCGAGACAggtccctcctctcccaggcctgcTGGGGTGACCATCTCCACCTCTGAGATAGGtccctcctcccctgggcctACTCCCAGTGTCCTCACCACTCAGacatctctcacttccttcaggagCACTGAGAGGGTCACTTTCCCCACCAGCCAGTCAAGTCCTTTCTCCCCCAGCACCACCGAGTTAACTGTCACCACCACTGAGACATGTCCCTCCTCCCACACGACAACTTCAAGTAGTGTATTGGTGAGAGATTGGAGGAGAGTGAGAAAATGTTATTGGAACCTGGAAGATAAAAAGACCATTGTTACGGAAGAGAAGAGAGTTTATCAACACTGTTTTCTGCAGctatatggaaaagagaaaatgtaa